In the Betaproteobacteria bacterium genome, GCAGTTATTGAGCATGCGTTGCACGAACATCTCGACCGCGAAATGGTGCTCTACTGGGGTTGCCGCTCCATTCAGGATTTGTATATGCCGCAATTGCCCGCCCAGTGGGCACGGGAACACCCGAACTTCACCTTTATCCCGGTTCTCTCCGACCCCAAACCCGAGGATAATTGGCAGGGACGGATCGGCTTTGTGCATCAGGCCGTAGTGGATGATTTTGAATCACTGGCCGGTTATCAGGTCTATGCCTGTGGCGCACCCGTTATGATTGACGCCGCGCGAGAAGCTTTCGCGAGGCGTGGATTGCCGGATGATGAATTTTTTGCCGACTCGTTTACTTATTCCCCGCAGCCCGAACCCTTAGCCATCAAGTAGCAAACCGTATTCCCAACCAAGGAGAATCCCATGATCAAAGCAGGCGACAAACTACCCGACGGAACATTGAGCGAATTCATCGAAGTCGAAACCGCCGGCTGCGCGGTCGGCCCCAACAGTTTCAAGGTGAGCGATCTCACCAAGGGCAAGAAAATCGCTGTGTTTGGGTTGCCCGGCGCGTTCACACCGACTTGTTCCGCCAAGCATGTACCGGGCTATGTGAACAACTACGACGCGCTGAAGAACAAGGGCGTGGATGAAATCTGGTGCGTGTCGGTTAATGATGCCTTTGTCATGGGTGCATGGGCCAAGGATCAGCACACAGAAGGCAAGGTTCGCATGTTCGGCGACGGTTCCGCCGCCTGGACCAAGGCACTCGGGTTGGAATTCGATCTCACCGCCAAAGGCATGGGCATCCGCATGCAACGCTTCTCAATGCTGGTCGAGGATGGCGTGGTCAAGACATTCAACCTTGAAGGTCCGGGCAAATTTGAAGTCTCGAACGCCGAGACAATGCTCGCACAGGCATAGCCTTAATCGCAATATTCCGAATGTCAACACCCAAAATCTTCATCGACGGCGAACACGGCACAACGGGCCTGTTGATCCGCGATCTATTGCGCGAGCGCAAAGACATCGAACTCGTCAGCATCGCGCCGGACAAGCGCAAGGATCAGGCCGAACGCAAACGCCTGCTCAATGCGGTCGACCTGGCGATTCTGTGCCTGCCGGACGATGCCGCGCGCGAATCGGTGTCGATGATCGACAACCC is a window encoding:
- a CDS encoding peroxiredoxin; this encodes MIKAGDKLPDGTLSEFIEVETAGCAVGPNSFKVSDLTKGKKIAVFGLPGAFTPTCSAKHVPGYVNNYDALKNKGVDEIWCVSVNDAFVMGAWAKDQHTEGKVRMFGDGSAAWTKALGLEFDLTAKGMGIRMQRFSMLVEDGVVKTFNLEGPGKFEVSNAETMLAQA